The segment CCTGATCGTCTTCACATCCAGATCGTGAAAAGTGATGATTTCGTCAATCCGATTAATGAATTCGGGCCGCATTGAGGAGACAATTCTTTCGTGAGGCAGATTGGAGGTCATGATAATGATGGCGTTTTTGAAATTGACTGTTCTTCCTTTGGCGTCTGTCAGCCGGCCGTCATCGAGGACCTGGAGAAGAATATTTAGAACATTGGGATGTGCTTTTTCAATCTCATCGAAGAGTATGACAGAATAGGGTCTCCGACGAATTTTCTCCGTCAGCTGTCCTCCTTCATCGTGACCCACATAACCGGGAGGACTGCCTATGAGCTTCGCAACGGAATGCTGCTCCATGAATTCGCTCATATCGATCCGGACAAGAGCTTGTTCATCGTCAAAAAGTACCTCTGCCAGTGTTTTCGCAAGTTCTGTTTTTCCCACGCCGGTACTTCCCGTGAAAAGAAAAGATCCTATGGGCCGGTCCTGATCAATGACACCCGTTTTTGACATACGGATCACGTCTGCAACCCTGCCCAGTGCTTCCTCCTGTCCCAGCACCCGCCCTCTCAGGCTCCCTTCCAGGTGAAGCACTATTTCTTTTTCACTGGAGAGCATTTTTGTCACCGGGATCCCCGTCCATTGGGAGACAATCCCCGCGATGTCCTCCGTGTCAACTTCAAGTCTCAAGAATCTGTTGTTTGCCAGTTCTCTGTCGACATCTTCAAGTTCCTTTTCCAATAGAGGGAGGTCGTTGTACTTGACTTTCGCCGCCGTTTGATACTCCCCGTCGCGCTGAGCCTGCTCGGCTTGAATGTTGAGCATGTCCATTTTTTCCTTGATCTGTTGGGCATGAGCCACCTTCTGTCTTTCGCCCTCCCATCGGTCATTGAGTTCCTTCAACTCTGAATTCAGGGCATCTATCTCTTTCTTAACCTCCTGCAAACGTTCCTTCGAGCGGCTGTCCTTTTCCTTCTTGAGAGCCTCCCGTTCCACTTCCAACTGCAGAAGTTTTCGATTCGCATCATCGACGGCAGCGGGAGCTGAATTCATCTCCATGCGGATTTTTGCAGCCGCCTCATCCACCAGGTCGACCGCCTTGTCCGGTAGAAAGCGGTCGGAAATGTAGCGCTGTGACAAAAGGGCGGCGGAAATAAGTGCAGCATTCTTGATACGGAGACCGTGATGGAGTTCATACCTGTCCTTGATCCCCCGCAGAATGGTAATGGTGTCTTGAACACTGGGTTCCGCAATGTAGACCTGCTGGAATCGACGTTCCAGGGCTGCGTCCTTCTCCACGTATTTCTGATATTCCTTCAGGGTAGTAGCGCCGACGACTTTCAAACGGCCCCTGGCAAGCTCCGGTTTGATCATGTTGGACACGTCCATCTGCCCTTCCATTGCTCCGGCCCCTACAATCGTATGAAGTTCGTCGATGAATACAATGATTTCGCCATCTGTTTCAATAATCTGCTTCATAAAGTTCTTGAACCGTTCTTCAAACTGTCCCCTGAACATGGCCCCAGCCACCATGGCGCTCAGATCGAGAGCGACGATTCGCTTTCCTTTGAGATTCTCAGGGACATCCCCCTCTACAATTCGTTTGGCCAGTCCCTCCACTACGGTGGTTTTTCCGGTTCCGGGTTCTCCAATCAGGACGGGATTGTTCTTCTTCCGCCTTGACAGTATCTGGACAATTCTCCGAATCTCATCCTCGCGACCGATAACGGGATCAATCTTCCCTTCATGAGAGAGTTGGGTGAGATCGACGCTGTATTTTTCGATGGCATTGACGCCCTCTTCGGGATTGAATTGCTTCGCCTGTTCGTTCATGTTAACACCTCTTGCATTCTTCATTCTACCCAGTGCATTTCTTGTGCCATGAGGAGTTCTGTGTCAAAAAGGTCGAGAACAGTTGACGTTCTGGCATTAGGACGTGACAATCTTGCCAGGAAGAACAATTCCCCTCAAACCGCTTTTGTGCGGTAAATTCCGTATCGCAGCGAATCTGCGGACATATCGCTATTTGAGGGCAGTAAGAGCCGGGTCACCACTTTGTTTGATTTGATCTCGTAGGACTCTGAATTCCCAGGTGCATACTCTCGGAGTTGACGGACGGTTGGGAACGAAGGAGAACCGTACGGTTCTGTACGAATGACATCCTATCAGAAAGAAGCCCAGTCAAGAAGTCAAGGGAAACCGTTCTTACCATGTTAAGCATAAGCCGAGGCATGACTCGTTTAAGAAACTATCTCATTTTCATTTTCGTTTTCACCGGATCCCTCCTTGGGGCCGATAAAGATTCGGAGACGGTTTCCTGGGGTGTATTGGTCATGACGTTACTGGGCGGCCTGGCCCTGTTCCTTTACGGCATACGGAAAATGAGTGTCGGCATGAAAAAGGCGGCGGGCAGCCGAATGAGCGGCATTCTTTTCCTTCTCACAAACAACCGGTTCGTGGGCCTTTTTGTCGGTGCATTCGTTACCATGGTCATCCAGAGCAGCAGTGCCACAACCGTTATGCTCGTGAGTTTCGTTCAGGCAGGACTCATGTCCTTTGTCCAGTCTCTGGGAGTGATTCTTGGAGCCGATATCGGAACAACCATAACGGCTCAGCTCATTGCATTCAGGCTGACCGACTATTCCCTGCTGATCATTGCGGTTGGCTTCGGTCTAACCTTCTTTTCCAGAAGAGAATTATATCAATACCTGGGGGAAGCCCTCCTCGGATTCGGCA is part of the Candidatus Neomarinimicrobiota bacterium genome and harbors:
- a CDS encoding AAA family ATPase, coding for MKNARGVNMNEQAKQFNPEEGVNAIEKYSVDLTQLSHEGKIDPVIGREDEIRRIVQILSRRKKNNPVLIGEPGTGKTTVVEGLAKRIVEGDVPENLKGKRIVALDLSAMVAGAMFRGQFEERFKNFMKQIIETDGEIIVFIDELHTIVGAGAMEGQMDVSNMIKPELARGRLKVVGATTLKEYQKYVEKDAALERRFQQVYIAEPSVQDTITILRGIKDRYELHHGLRIKNAALISAALLSQRYISDRFLPDKAVDLVDEAAAKIRMEMNSAPAAVDDANRKLLQLEVEREALKKEKDSRSKERLQEVKKEIDALNSELKELNDRWEGERQKVAHAQQIKEKMDMLNIQAEQAQRDGEYQTAAKVKYNDLPLLEKELEDVDRELANNRFLRLEVDTEDIAGIVSQWTGIPVTKMLSSEKEIVLHLEGSLRGRVLGQEEALGRVADVIRMSKTGVIDQDRPIGSFLFTGSTGVGKTELAKTLAEVLFDDEQALVRIDMSEFMEQHSVAKLIGSPPGYVGHDEGGQLTEKIRRRPYSVILFDEIEKAHPNVLNILLQVLDDGRLTDAKGRTVNFKNAIIIMTSNLPHERIVSSMRPEFINRIDEIITFHDLDVKTIRRIVDLRLNEVVETLAEQNIRMTVSDDVKNYLAKNGYDPQYGARPIKRIIKGKILAELAKYTLQFPHEKEIRVDLRDNVIVLNTAYEDRAYA